The proteins below are encoded in one region of Salmo salar chromosome ssa02, Ssal_v3.1, whole genome shotgun sequence:
- the LOC106579055 gene encoding dendritic cell-specific transmembrane protein-like codes for MMKTTCPQLKQTLYRSWAAAADLYTTNTRQGWRNRSVLLIICLTFSLVLSSILLLYLLYVLQYGLMVAAGIAGSCWVVVGASLFLSKRVRCLGVLFVLSCGMRQGQNVLITAGTSLVVLKNVQNTLQDILGLSRSMVCNLQAKRVSIDTTPLYNYVRMLRWVGDVHRAFTDFGVAELVSDLEVTSRGDSEKLMERLVGGERTLNGTAKSILAALDMLSSVGQRLFSAFSFLLLMGFTVLHLRRYRHNKKCENVYITRTFTHFDEKQKAEGRLPVLPLTLKEARRYITIPSPRLSAMEGKAMLKFSFPVFTHCLAWVLFIGVDVLMFWLVEVIRTRLHELEPFHVPLIMNINEDMTVIGVPISEEINRRDFSYQVSIFERSCLPKPILLLYDSILLLVVLLAALRSMALMSAKLTQIRLMVFEQFFSTNAEDRVAFLHAKIPKKRSRMEGNRKAEESSLRSLIQKPDFWCPILYRPQEDDPIQ; via the exons ATGATGAAAACAACTTGCCCTCAATTGAAACAAACCCTGTATCGCTCCTGGGCCGCTGCTGCAGACCTATACACAACAAACACCAGGCAGGGCTGGAGAAACCGATCAGTCCTCTTGATCATCTGTCTCACCTTCAGTCTCGTCCTGagctccatcctcctcctctacctgctctaTGTCCTGCAGTACGGCCTGATGGTGGCTGCTGGAATAGCAGGCTCCTGCTGGGTAGTAGTGGGggcctctctgttcctctctaagAGGGTGCGATGCCTTGGggttctgtttgtgctgtcttgtggGATGAGGCAGGGCCAGAACGTTCTCATCACCGCCGGGACTAGTTTGGTGGTTCTCAAGAATGTCCAGAACACACTGCAGGACATCCTAGGGCTCAGTAGGAGTATGGTGTGCAACCTGCAGGCCAAGAGGGTGTCCATCGAcaccacaccgctctataactaCGTCAGGATGTTGAGATGGGTCGGCGACGTACACAGAGCATTCACAGACTTCGGGGTGGCGGAGTTGGTTTCTGATCTGGAGGTCACGTCCAGAGGAGACTCTGAGAAGTTGATGGAGAGGCTGGTTGGAGGTGAGAGGACTCTGAATGGAACTGCAAAGAGCATCTTGGCCGCATTGGACATGCTGTCCTCTGTAGGTCAGAGACTTTTCTCTGCCTTCAGTTTCCTCCTACTGATGGGCTTCACAGTGCTGCACTTGAGGAGATACCGCCACAACAAGAAATGTGAAAACGTGTACATAACCAGGACGTTCACTCATTTTGATGAGAAACAGAAGGCAGAAGGAAGGCTTCCAGTGCTCCCCCTCACATTGAAGGAGGCCAGACGCTACATCACCATCCCTTCCCCTCGACTCAGTGCCATGGAAGGGAAAGCCATGCTGAAATTCAGTTTCCCAGTGTTCACCCATTGTCTAGCCTGGGTCTTGTTCATAGGTGTTGATGTACTCATGTtctggttagttgaggtcatcAGAACGCGACTTCATGAGCTAGAACCATTTCATGTTCCTTTGATTATGAACATAAAT GAAGACATGACTGTTATTGGTGTTCCCATTTCAGAGGAGATCAACAGGAGGGATTTCTCCTACCAGGTGTCCATCTTTGAGAGGAGTTGCCTTCCTAAACCCATACTACTACTCTATGACTCCATCCTGCTTCTGGTTGTGTTACTAGCTGCCCTTCGCAGCATGGCCCTGATGTCTGCCAAGCTCACACAGATCAGGCTCATGGTGTTCGAGCAGTTCTTCTCCACTAATGCTGAGGACAGGGTGGCGTTTCTGCATGCTAAGATCCCGAAGAAGAGATCAAGAATGGAAGGGAACAGGAAAGCTGAGGAAAGCAGTCTGAGATCCCTCATTCAGAAG CCAGATTTCTGGTGTCCAATACTCTACAGACCACAGGAGGATGACCCCATTCAGTAA